In Effusibacillus lacus, a genomic segment contains:
- a CDS encoding heavy metal translocating P-type ATPase encodes MATETKVREQLNARAKEERVTLGISGMTCAACATRVEKSLKKVEGVLNANVNLANEKATVEYIPGKTNIDRLIAAVQKAGYGAKSAQDLDVDSEKEARQRDYQEQKRMFTIGAVLSSVFLLQMISDFVMVSFPDSAFRFHLHPYLQFLLASVVQFYVGWRFYKGAYNALRGGSANMDVLVSMGTSAAYFYSVVNVLTGNWHHLYFEAAAIIITLILLGKMLEARAKGQTSEAIKKLMGLQAKTARVIRDGQEIDIPIEDVRVGDIIFVRAGEKIPVDGEIIEGSSTVDESMLTGESMPVSKNVGDTVIGATINKHGSFKFKATKVGKDTALAQIIKLVEEAQGSKAPIQRLADQISGIFVPIVIGIALLTFAISYFLLGFTPALISAVAVLVIACPCALGLATPTAVMVGTGKGAENGILIKGAEHLESAHRVTTIVLDKTGTITKGEPEVTDIVTTGDYFELELLQFAAIAEKGSEHPLGEAIVNAAKQKGLKLGEPSRFTAIPGHGIEAEVTDRKIMIGNKKLMSEKGIPIDPIVNRMEELESQGKTAMLMALDGKLAGIIAVADTVKETSAQAIRRLKDMNIEVIMITGDNQRTAEAIAKQVGVDRVLAEVLPEDKAVEVEKLKQEGKIVAMVGDGINDAPALVAAHIGIAIGTGTDVAIEAADVTLMRGDLMGIVDSIKLSKATMRKIRQNLFWAFAYNIVLIPVAAFGFLTPILAGAAMAFSSVSVVTNTLFLRRWKPVRV; translated from the coding sequence ATGGCAACGGAAACAAAAGTTCGTGAACAGTTGAATGCCCGAGCTAAGGAAGAACGAGTAACATTGGGGATTTCTGGAATGACCTGTGCCGCCTGTGCGACTCGGGTGGAAAAGTCGCTCAAGAAAGTAGAGGGTGTCCTCAACGCCAATGTCAACCTGGCCAATGAAAAGGCCACCGTTGAATATATTCCGGGAAAAACGAATATTGATCGACTGATTGCAGCCGTTCAAAAAGCAGGGTACGGCGCAAAATCAGCTCAGGATCTAGATGTAGATTCCGAAAAGGAAGCACGTCAACGTGACTATCAGGAACAAAAACGTATGTTTACCATCGGAGCCGTTCTCTCTTCCGTTTTCCTCTTGCAGATGATATCGGACTTTGTTATGGTTTCCTTCCCTGATTCAGCCTTCCGTTTTCATCTGCATCCCTATCTTCAGTTCCTTTTGGCATCCGTGGTTCAATTCTATGTGGGTTGGCGTTTTTACAAGGGAGCTTATAACGCGTTGCGTGGGGGAAGCGCCAATATGGATGTCCTTGTTTCCATGGGTACCTCGGCAGCATACTTCTACAGTGTAGTCAACGTGTTAACCGGGAATTGGCACCATCTTTATTTTGAAGCGGCAGCAATTATTATCACCCTGATTCTCCTCGGAAAAATGCTGGAGGCGAGGGCAAAGGGGCAAACTTCCGAGGCGATTAAGAAACTGATGGGGTTACAGGCGAAAACCGCCCGTGTCATTCGTGATGGACAGGAAATTGATATTCCTATTGAAGATGTCAGAGTGGGAGATATCATCTTTGTTCGCGCAGGGGAAAAGATCCCGGTAGATGGTGAAATTATTGAGGGAAGCAGTACCGTCGATGAATCCATGTTGACAGGGGAAAGTATGCCGGTCTCGAAAAATGTGGGGGATACAGTAATCGGCGCTACCATCAACAAACATGGTTCCTTTAAGTTTAAGGCTACCAAAGTTGGGAAAGACACCGCCTTAGCTCAGATCATCAAACTCGTTGAGGAGGCTCAAGGTTCAAAGGCACCGATTCAGCGTCTTGCTGATCAAATTTCCGGGATCTTTGTGCCCATCGTTATCGGAATTGCTCTCCTAACCTTTGCGATCAGTTACTTCCTACTTGGGTTTACTCCTGCTCTGATTAGCGCGGTTGCAGTGTTGGTCATTGCCTGCCCCTGTGCCTTGGGGCTGGCAACCCCGACGGCAGTGATGGTGGGAACCGGAAAAGGGGCAGAAAATGGAATCTTGATTAAAGGGGCTGAGCATTTGGAAAGTGCCCACCGTGTAACAACGATTGTACTGGATAAAACGGGAACCATCACCAAAGGAGAACCGGAAGTAACGGACATTGTAACGACTGGCGATTATTTTGAACTCGAATTACTCCAATTTGCTGCAATAGCTGAGAAGGGGTCTGAACATCCCTTAGGAGAAGCGATTGTAAACGCTGCAAAACAAAAGGGATTGAAACTAGGAGAGCCGTCTCGATTTACTGCCATTCCCGGCCATGGAATTGAAGCGGAAGTCACGGATAGGAAAATCATGATCGGGAATAAAAAACTGATGAGCGAAAAAGGAATTCCGATTGACCCGATCGTCAACCGGATGGAAGAGTTGGAGAGCCAAGGCAAGACAGCCATGTTGATGGCGCTTGACGGAAAATTGGCGGGGATCATTGCGGTAGCCGATACGGTAAAGGAGACTTCCGCCCAAGCCATTCGTCGGTTGAAGGATATGAACATTGAAGTGATTATGATTACGGGGGATAATCAACGAACAGCTGAAGCGATCGCCAAACAGGTAGGTGTAGACCGGGTACTGGCAGAGGTTCTGCCAGAGGACAAAGCAGTGGAAGTAGAGAAATTAAAACAAGAAGGAAAAATTGTTGCGATGGTGGGAGATGGGATCAATGACGCTCCAGCCTTAGTAGCGGCTCATATTGGGATCGCTATCGGTACGGGGACGGATGTGGCAATTGAAGCAGCGGACGTCACTTTGATGCGGGGGGATCTGATGGGAATCGTCGACAGTATTAAGCTGTCAAAGGCTACCATGCGTAAGATTCGGCAGAATCTGTTCTGGGCTTTTGCTTACAACATTGTCTTAATTCCTGTTGCTGCGTTTGGTTTTCTGACTCCGATCCTTGCCGGAGCCGCAATGGCTTTCAGTTCCGTATCCGTTGTAACTAACACCTTATTCTTGCGCCGTTGGAAACCGGTTCGAGTCTGA
- the copZ gene encoding copper chaperone CopZ: MAATTATLNVKGMSCNHCVNTIEKALKELKGVQTVNVDLKGNKVTVSFDETVVGLEIVKEAIEEAGYDVA; the protein is encoded by the coding sequence ATGGCAGCAACAACCGCGACCTTAAATGTAAAAGGGATGTCCTGTAATCACTGCGTGAACACGATCGAAAAGGCTCTCAAGGAACTGAAGGGTGTCCAAACGGTTAACGTTGATCTCAAAGGGAACAAGGTAACCGTATCCTTTGATGAAACAGTTGTCGGTTTGGAGATCGTAAAGGAAGCGATTGAAGAAGCAGGCTACGATGTAGCATAG
- a CDS encoding L-2-amino-thiazoline-4-carboxylic acid hydrolase: protein MSKKRPPVLSILNKHLLPALGWRRFLFIPSLLATVPKYRRQFARSDDDYGLREFKKTFLLVGVLYHELVKVTGEEIARQTTKNFLAEVAIAVQRSWYIPAPGILRSYEAFHIEHEHQMQHGIIRHNEHDEIIVEPNLYRFHITRCLFHETFEDMGIPWLTEVFCQSDEVVFNEYTPDMKFHRGDNEVNTIARGAAQCTFIFEKIQV from the coding sequence ATGAGCAAAAAGAGACCGCCTGTTCTGTCCATTTTAAATAAACATCTTCTTCCGGCATTAGGATGGCGCAGATTTCTTTTTATTCCAAGTTTACTTGCAACCGTCCCCAAATATCGCCGTCAATTTGCCAGGTCGGATGACGATTACGGGCTTAGGGAATTTAAGAAAACATTTTTATTGGTTGGAGTTTTGTATCATGAACTGGTCAAAGTCACGGGAGAGGAAATTGCTCGCCAAACCACAAAGAACTTTTTGGCGGAAGTGGCTATTGCAGTCCAACGGAGCTGGTATATCCCTGCACCGGGCATCCTCCGTTCCTATGAAGCTTTCCATATCGAACACGAACATCAAATGCAACATGGGATAATTCGTCATAATGAGCATGATGAAATCATAGTCGAACCTAATCTGTACCGTTTTCACATTACACGCTGTTTGTTCCATGAAACCTTTGAGGATATGGGGATTCCATGGTTGACCGAAGTGTTTTGTCAATCCGACGAGGTAGTGTTTAACGAATATACACCGGATATGAAGTTTCACCGTGGGGATAATGAAGTGAATACAATTGCCCGAGGGGCCGCACAATGTACGTTTATTTTTGAAAAAATACAAGTGTAG
- a CDS encoding class I SAM-dependent methyltransferase → MEKNSDKYKPALNYDWLTRFYDPLIQWTMREETFKSQLIRQAQIQTDHHVLDLACGTATLTILIKNRFPEATVIGLDGDPKVLEIARAKLAKEQLDIPLDLGMSFDLPYTNNSFDRVLSSLFFHHLTRENKSRTLAEVHRVLKPGGEIHIADWGRPRSALMRTAFFLVQMLDGFATTKDNADGLIPQLLLESGFIEVSETVQYPTLFGPLSLYSARKPD, encoded by the coding sequence ATGGAAAAGAACTCCGATAAGTATAAACCTGCGCTGAACTATGACTGGCTAACCAGATTTTATGATCCATTGATTCAGTGGACAATGCGGGAAGAAACCTTCAAATCTCAACTAATACGACAAGCACAGATTCAAACCGATCATCATGTCCTGGATCTTGCATGTGGCACCGCTACTTTGACAATTTTGATTAAAAACCGCTTTCCGGAAGCAACAGTCATCGGACTGGATGGAGATCCGAAAGTACTTGAAATAGCAAGAGCCAAACTGGCAAAAGAACAGCTTGACATCCCGCTTGATCTGGGTATGTCTTTCGACCTTCCTTATACAAACAATTCCTTCGACCGCGTCTTATCAAGTCTTTTCTTTCACCATTTGACTCGCGAAAACAAGAGTCGAACCTTGGCTGAAGTCCACCGGGTTCTCAAACCAGGGGGTGAAATTCATATAGCCGACTGGGGTAGACCTCGAAGTGCACTGATGCGGACAGCTTTTTTCCTTGTTCAAATGCTGGATGGTTTTGCTACGACAAAAGACAATGCAGACGGGTTAATTCCACAGTTGTTGCTTGAGTCCGGATTTATAGAGGTAAGTGAAACTGTCCAATATCCTACATTATTCGGCCCTTTATCTCTCTATAGCGCACGTAAGCCCGACTAG
- a CDS encoding rhodanese-like domain-containing protein, with the protein MKRWLIVLSLTLFLAAIAALLWNKLGDPREATGGTGKGYSLITSSQVTALLKDQKDLQIVDLREPSLFKKGHIPGAINIPFDDFKKRMNELSTSKTIIFVCHTGPMGDVTSQMMVEKGAKKVFNLEGGMGRWNGPLTQ; encoded by the coding sequence ATGAAACGTTGGTTGATTGTGCTTTCACTTACCCTTTTTCTCGCCGCGATAGCCGCGCTTTTGTGGAATAAATTAGGTGATCCTCGCGAAGCAACCGGCGGTACGGGGAAAGGGTATTCTCTGATTACTTCTTCACAAGTGACTGCTCTCTTAAAGGATCAGAAGGATCTTCAGATTGTCGACCTCCGGGAACCCTCACTCTTTAAAAAGGGTCATATACCCGGGGCGATTAACATCCCATTTGATGATTTTAAGAAGAGAATGAACGAGCTTTCCACGTCAAAAACGATCATCTTTGTTTGCCACACGGGTCCGATGGGAGATGTAACCAGCCAGATGATGGTCGAGAAAGGGGCCAAAAAAGTCTTCAATCTTGAAGGTGGAATGGGTAGATGGAATGGTCCTCTAACACAGTGA
- a CDS encoding DUF1405 domain-containing protein: protein MRRLLEILTRPQILMTLIWVNGLGTLYGYYWYKDQLLTTPPIFLPLVPDSPTSSLFFTLFLILLWYNKRNPYIEAFGALLSVKYGFWAVGIIFFFGYLYGEIHWSSWMLVVSHFGMAIEAFLFLRFYTFKGKHLLAAGSWILFNDWVDYTFDVHPWLQSDEFDIPISWLTVLLSIIVISIFAFLRNRKSESNKFVGIKSETEYIP, encoded by the coding sequence ATGAGGCGACTGCTTGAGATCCTGACTCGTCCCCAAATATTGATGACCTTGATTTGGGTAAACGGATTGGGAACCTTATATGGCTACTACTGGTACAAAGATCAATTGCTCACCACTCCGCCAATTTTTTTACCTTTAGTGCCTGACAGTCCAACTTCCAGCCTGTTTTTTACTTTGTTTCTCATCCTTTTGTGGTACAACAAACGGAATCCATATATTGAGGCGTTTGGTGCTTTGCTGTCAGTGAAATATGGTTTTTGGGCAGTCGGTATTATCTTTTTCTTTGGATATCTGTACGGAGAGATTCACTGGTCGAGTTGGATGCTGGTAGTGTCCCATTTTGGGATGGCAATTGAAGCGTTCCTGTTCTTACGATTCTATACCTTTAAAGGCAAGCATTTACTGGCCGCCGGCAGCTGGATTCTCTTTAACGACTGGGTCGATTACACGTTCGACGTCCATCCTTGGCTGCAGAGCGACGAATTTGATATTCCAATCAGCTGGTTGACCGTGTTACTATCGATTATTGTTATTTCGATTTTTGCATTCCTTCGCAATAGAAAAAGTGAGAGCAACAAGTTTGTTGGGATTAAAAGTGAAACGGAATACATTCCGTAA
- the lgt gene encoding prolipoprotein diacylglyceryl transferase produces the protein MRVILFEFLGFPVRSYGLVVALAILIGIGVTLYFAKQAGKDREQILNLSLYSVIGGLIGARLWEVLFFQPGYYLQNPVDIFAVWKGGMSIQGGLVGGVATAIWYMRRLKWSFWETADLFAPGMILGQAVGRVACFLNGDAYGSPTGSSFGIVYPPGTSAYAEYGAQPLWPAEVWEGQWNLIVFALLLILKNRPLPQGTLFLSYVSLYSAGRFALEFLRGDTPQYLFGWTAAQWTSLAVVIVTGILLLVTRKGVKNHEATA, from the coding sequence ATGCGAGTTATATTGTTTGAGTTTTTGGGGTTTCCAGTTCGTTCATACGGATTGGTTGTAGCTTTGGCAATTTTGATTGGAATTGGCGTAACTTTGTATTTTGCTAAACAAGCCGGGAAAGACCGGGAACAGATACTGAATCTGTCTTTGTATTCCGTTATAGGCGGGTTAATAGGTGCCCGGCTTTGGGAAGTGCTGTTTTTCCAGCCAGGATATTATTTGCAGAACCCTGTTGATATATTTGCTGTCTGGAAGGGCGGTATGTCCATTCAAGGCGGCCTGGTCGGAGGGGTTGCAACAGCCATTTGGTACATGCGAAGGCTTAAGTGGAGCTTCTGGGAAACGGCCGACTTGTTTGCGCCCGGAATGATTCTGGGGCAAGCGGTGGGACGCGTCGCCTGTTTCCTAAATGGAGACGCGTATGGTTCTCCGACCGGCAGTTCATTTGGAATTGTTTACCCGCCCGGCACGAGTGCTTATGCCGAATATGGGGCTCAGCCCTTGTGGCCGGCAGAAGTGTGGGAAGGCCAGTGGAACCTGATTGTATTTGCTTTATTACTAATACTGAAAAACAGACCGCTCCCGCAAGGTACTCTCTTTTTGTCTTATGTTTCTTTGTATTCGGCGGGACGATTTGCCCTTGAATTTTTAAGAGGAGATACTCCTCAATACTTGTTTGGGTGGACGGCTGCCCAATGGACGAGTCTGGCTGTTGTAATCGTTACAGGTATCCTGTTGTTGGTGACCAGAAAGGGAGTCAAGAACCATGAGGCGACTGCTTGA
- the lepB gene encoding signal peptidase I, translating into MSKVQKDKSTTLGWLLDTALAISIVFIIYKFFALPVVIEGISMVPTLEHRERALVNRIIYQFGMPESGDIVVFKFPADPKMDFIKRVIGLPGDVIEIKNEQVVRNGVPLEEPYVMGTTNANFEKVIVPEGTIFVLGDNRNLSTDSRDQKIGFIELNDVVGRVDFVWWPLTKIRSL; encoded by the coding sequence GTGAGCAAAGTCCAGAAAGACAAAAGTACCACTTTGGGTTGGCTTCTGGATACAGCACTTGCGATTTCTATAGTATTTATCATTTATAAATTTTTTGCCTTACCGGTTGTTATAGAAGGTATATCCATGGTGCCCACATTGGAACACCGTGAACGCGCTTTGGTTAATCGGATTATTTATCAGTTCGGAATGCCCGAATCCGGTGACATCGTGGTGTTCAAATTTCCAGCGGATCCGAAAATGGATTTCATAAAACGCGTGATCGGTCTTCCGGGAGATGTCATCGAGATTAAAAACGAACAAGTTGTTCGAAACGGAGTTCCCCTTGAGGAGCCCTATGTTATGGGAACAACAAATGCAAATTTTGAAAAGGTGATAGTTCCAGAAGGTACAATTTTTGTATTGGGAGATAACCGCAATCTGAGCACGGACAGCCGTGATCAAAAGATTGGATTTATCGAATTAAATGACGTGGTGGGACGTGTGGATTTTGTGTGGTGGCCGCTGACAAAAATTCGTTCGCTATAG
- a CDS encoding four-helix bundle copper-binding protein has protein sequence MFKDEHCQKCAEMCRKCAEECRKMVA, from the coding sequence ATGTTCAAGGATGAGCACTGCCAAAAATGCGCAGAAATGTGTCGTAAATGTGCGGAAGAATGCCGCAAAATGGTCGCCTAA
- a CDS encoding response regulator, which produces MKITMIPYASWFGWTIGVGYFVFKFRKHPIPIFTLLDVLVPAALAGWGAYSILVADYGTRTELIWGTSLSDGTYHPVNIYKAVLFALHVWILVRKVNVEKIAEVVQSYLQREGYEVDIVGSGEEGISSHEEKPYDLILLDLMLPGIPGEETCKRLRSLSRVSIIMLTAKTSEQDKIEGLCLGADDYVTKPFSLGNTII; this is translated from the coding sequence ATGAAGATAACGATGATTCCTTACGCTTCTTGGTTTGGCTGGACAATTGGAGTTGGGTATTTTGTATTCAAATTTCGCAAACATCCCATCCCTATTTTTACGTTGCTGGACGTTCTGGTACCGGCTGCCCTTGCCGGATGGGGCGCGTACTCCATACTAGTGGCGGACTATGGGACTAGAACTGAACTGATTTGGGGAACCAGTCTGTCGGATGGAACTTACCATCCTGTCAACATCTATAAAGCTGTCCTATTTGCCCTACACGTATGGATATTGGTTAGAAAAGTTAACGTAGAAAAAATTGCCGAAGTGGTACAATCGTATCTTCAGCGGGAAGGATATGAGGTTGACATCGTGGGCAGCGGAGAAGAAGGAATCAGTAGTCATGAGGAAAAACCGTATGACCTGATCCTCTTGGACCTTATGCTGCCTGGCATTCCGGGGGAAGAAACATGCAAACGCCTCCGTTCTCTGTCGCGTGTCAGCATTATCATGCTTACTGCCAAAACATCTGAGCAAGACAAAATAGAAGGTCTCTGCCTCGGAGCGGACGACTATGTTACAAAACCGTTCTCCCTAGGAAATACAATCATCTAA
- a CDS encoding multicopper oxidase family protein produces the protein MNKQSKLILGGLGVLAIAGGIYYFAGSSMTSSNKQTVAQPKVVEENGQTVKQFEITAETKNIKLKDGTSVDAWTFGGSVPGTQIRVTEGDRVRITLANKLPEPTSIHWHGLPVPNAMDGIPGVTQNAVKPGESFTYEFTVTTPGTYWYHSHQKSVEQVDKGLYGTFIVVPKNATVKYDRDITLAFDEWMAGMDHGNMNMGSGGMSGMDHSKMNMGNGNNNISGMDHSNMGGSNQTASDKKEESHEDMMKQMYNVFTVNGTAGKLIQPIEVKAGERIKLRLVNAGFQTHKIHLGNQPFIVTNTDGQPVQDPVLVTDQLVAVAPGERYDLEFIATEGGFLIDDHADSPAAGDIQIPVKVLSSKNSVTLEHKNKGDLPTFDIMAYGQKTQPAEHKYNLEYTMVLDNVKDKSGNEIYTINGLTFPNTQPLSVKKGDWVKVKFVNRGTVDHPMHLHGHFFQVLTKNGQPVKGSIPSKDTLNIRPSEEYEVEFLADNEGNWMFHCHDLHHAAAGMVTLVNYEGYKPNFTPDPNDKPE, from the coding sequence ATGAATAAACAATCGAAGCTGATTCTTGGAGGACTTGGCGTATTAGCCATTGCCGGAGGCATCTACTACTTTGCCGGTTCTTCCATGACATCGTCAAATAAACAAACTGTGGCACAACCAAAAGTGGTCGAAGAAAACGGTCAAACAGTGAAACAGTTTGAGATTACCGCTGAAACGAAAAATATCAAACTCAAGGACGGGACTTCGGTTGACGCTTGGACTTTCGGTGGAAGCGTCCCGGGCACCCAAATTCGTGTGACGGAAGGCGACAGAGTACGAATCACACTGGCTAACAAGCTTCCCGAACCGACAAGTATCCATTGGCACGGACTCCCCGTTCCAAATGCAATGGACGGAATTCCTGGAGTTACTCAGAACGCCGTCAAACCGGGCGAATCCTTTACCTATGAGTTTACTGTAACAACACCGGGAACTTACTGGTACCATTCGCATCAGAAGAGTGTGGAACAGGTTGACAAGGGGTTATACGGCACTTTCATTGTAGTACCCAAAAATGCAACCGTTAAATACGACCGTGACATTACACTTGCCTTTGACGAATGGATGGCGGGAATGGATCACGGCAACATGAACATGGGAAGCGGCGGCATGTCCGGAATGGACCATAGCAAGATGAATATGGGCAACGGAAACAACAACATATCAGGTATGGACCACAGTAACATGGGAGGTTCCAATCAAACCGCTTCTGATAAAAAGGAAGAATCCCATGAGGACATGATGAAGCAAATGTACAATGTGTTTACTGTCAACGGAACCGCAGGCAAGCTGATTCAACCTATTGAAGTGAAAGCAGGTGAACGCATCAAACTCCGGTTGGTGAACGCCGGTTTCCAAACCCATAAAATCCATTTGGGCAATCAACCTTTTATAGTGACAAATACAGATGGTCAGCCAGTTCAAGATCCAGTATTGGTAACGGATCAATTAGTGGCTGTGGCTCCGGGTGAACGCTACGATTTGGAATTTATCGCAACGGAAGGCGGTTTTCTGATTGATGACCATGCGGATTCCCCCGCTGCAGGTGACATTCAGATTCCGGTTAAAGTGCTGTCCAGCAAAAACTCTGTAACTCTGGAACACAAGAACAAAGGGGATCTTCCGACTTTTGACATTATGGCATACGGTCAGAAAACCCAACCCGCTGAGCACAAGTATAATCTGGAATACACAATGGTCCTGGATAACGTGAAAGACAAATCGGGTAATGAAATTTATACAATCAACGGACTCACATTCCCAAATACCCAACCCCTTTCTGTCAAAAAAGGAGACTGGGTCAAGGTGAAGTTTGTGAATCGCGGAACAGTTGACCATCCGATGCACTTACACGGTCACTTCTTCCAGGTGTTGACGAAAAACGGCCAACCGGTTAAAGGTTCTATTCCCTCCAAGGACACCTTAAATATTCGTCCCAGTGAGGAATATGAGGTGGAATTCTTGGCCGACAATGAGGGGAACTGGATGTTCCACTGCCACGATCTGCACCACGCGGCTGCCGGTATGGTAACCTTGGTGAACTATGAAGGATATAAACCCAACTTTACTCCGGACCCAAATGATAAACCGGAATAA
- a CDS encoding sulfonate ABC transporter: MHGKIIKKASCPICDQEVELPDDVQPGNKINCCGKEFIVTYEWGSYALE; this comes from the coding sequence TTGCACGGAAAGATCATAAAAAAAGCGTCTTGTCCGATTTGCGATCAAGAGGTTGAGTTGCCTGATGATGTGCAACCGGGAAACAAAATAAACTGTTGCGGAAAAGAGTTTATCGTTACTTACGAATGGGGTTCGTACGCGTTGGAATAA
- a CDS encoding glutaredoxin family protein, translating into MAKEFLSSKGVEFEVVDVTEDPQAMDEMLKISGAMATPVIVIGDEVIVGWDRGKVERALKL; encoded by the coding sequence ATGGCGAAAGAGTTTCTTTCGTCCAAAGGAGTCGAGTTTGAAGTTGTCGACGTTACGGAAGATCCGCAAGCAATGGATGAAATGCTTAAGATTTCAGGTGCCATGGCGACACCTGTGATAGTCATAGGGGATGAAGTGATTGTCGGATGGGACCGCGGCAAAGTGGAGAGAGCCTTAAAGTTATAA
- a CDS encoding cation transporter encodes MAVKQAITKVAGVQSVNVGELQKDGSATVEVSYNPDQTKIEQIHEAVKKLGYGIQ; translated from the coding sequence ATCGCCGTGAAACAAGCGATCACTAAAGTGGCGGGTGTACAATCCGTAAATGTGGGTGAATTGCAAAAGGATGGAAGCGCTACTGTTGAGGTTTCCTATAACCCGGATCAAACAAAGATCGAACAGATCCATGAGGCAGTCAAGAAGCTGGGTTATGGAATTCAATAA
- a CDS encoding mercuric transporter MerT family protein, with protein MKEKLASIGSVLAAFFAGVCULGPLILIPLGLSGLAGTLAVAFAPYRWWFIGLTIVLLGIAHFINYRRKSTSPGSKRLLWISTYLALGMVLFTILNKGI; from the coding sequence ATGAAAGAAAAATTAGCCAGTATAGGTTCGGTACTTGCAGCTTTCTTTGCAGGTGTTTGCTGACTCGGTCCTTTAATTCTGATACCGCTTGGTCTAAGCGGTTTGGCTGGCACTTTGGCAGTAGCTTTTGCGCCGTATCGATGGTGGTTCATCGGGCTGACAATTGTTTTGCTTGGGATTGCCCATTTCATAAATTATCGCCGCAAATCAACAAGTCCGGGTTCCAAGCGACTTCTATGGATTTCAACCTATTTGGCACTTGGTATGGTACTTTTCACAATTTTAAACAAAGGGATCTAG
- a CDS encoding ArsR/SmtB family transcription factor, with product MTEPGKEIQLIQSELYAKFFHGLSNPTRFRIVESLLDGEKSVSELVEILGANQSQVSNQLACLKWCGYVTSRQEGKYIYYQIADERVRQILELARQVVADNAAHINSCTRM from the coding sequence GTGACGGAACCCGGTAAAGAAATTCAACTGATTCAATCCGAATTATACGCCAAATTTTTTCACGGTTTATCAAATCCAACCCGATTCCGAATTGTAGAAAGTCTTCTTGACGGAGAGAAGAGCGTAAGTGAACTGGTAGAAATATTAGGGGCTAATCAAAGCCAGGTGTCAAATCAGTTGGCATGTTTGAAGTGGTGCGGTTATGTGACTTCCCGTCAGGAAGGCAAGTACATTTACTATCAGATTGCGGACGAGCGTGTCCGACAAATTCTGGAGTTGGCCCGCCAAGTGGTGGCCGATAACGCAGCCCATATAAACAGTTGTACAAGAATGTAA